One window of the Janthinobacterium sp. PAMC25594 genome contains the following:
- a CDS encoding PoNe immunity protein domain-containing protein yields MMLLNTLHDELTGRGSGTEAERHERYKWLEQLRFTNPLADEGGPMAGIPYYQWCRLPQALVVAGQHTDLLVGTTSSQYLVFEGRHAAAFAAELGLQYDANNRIDRPGGLDELLDAYEEQDDGNWTTLPNEAPAPPLAGWDDVYFRVRDLSDGRTIQSVTTIAYESSRFPGYTLLGTTMVGVGAIVHDDETAQYMQQIFADWAIQRDCANACLPAQEAWPHAPRQTPPETFGTAFDFGRNLTYLDALLAAYGRAQAQAENDGGDAAYWACAAASTAYQVFSLRYTAGLPLPDVETALEVAVAASETARAALAAAYDDDALPAFDFEQLTDYARTLQLLGATLLFGRHDLAARLAALQTAFDGDDGVYEALLSTIDPQRPAVDEWYFAEPYSALFECLDVDDRAQQLEHLRHYLASWHGALVREDWFNGHLRAHGLGGYYGLWAFEAAAVAKHLGLERSALAHWVMPPTP; encoded by the coding sequence ATGATGTTGTTGAATACCCTGCACGATGAACTGACTGGCCGAGGCAGCGGCACGGAAGCGGAGCGGCACGAACGCTATAAATGGCTGGAACAGCTGCGTTTCACTAACCCGCTGGCGGACGAAGGCGGCCCCATGGCCGGCATTCCGTACTACCAATGGTGCCGGCTGCCGCAGGCGCTGGTCGTGGCGGGCCAGCACACGGATCTGCTGGTCGGCACCACGAGCTCCCAGTACCTGGTCTTCGAGGGCCGCCACGCGGCAGCCTTCGCGGCCGAACTGGGCCTGCAATACGACGCCAACAACCGCATCGACCGCCCCGGTGGCCTTGACGAGCTGCTCGATGCCTATGAAGAGCAGGACGACGGCAACTGGACCACCTTGCCGAATGAAGCGCCGGCGCCACCGCTGGCCGGCTGGGACGACGTGTACTTCCGCGTGCGCGACCTGAGCGACGGCAGGACCATCCAGAGCGTGACCACCATCGCCTACGAAAGCAGCCGCTTCCCTGGCTACACCCTGCTGGGCACGACCATGGTGGGCGTCGGCGCCATCGTCCACGACGACGAGACGGCGCAATATATGCAGCAAATCTTCGCCGACTGGGCCATCCAGCGCGATTGCGCGAACGCCTGCCTGCCAGCGCAGGAAGCGTGGCCCCACGCGCCGCGCCAGACGCCACCCGAGACGTTCGGCACTGCGTTCGACTTTGGCCGCAACCTGACTTACCTCGATGCCCTGCTGGCCGCCTACGGGCGCGCGCAGGCGCAGGCGGAAAACGACGGTGGTGACGCCGCCTACTGGGCGTGCGCGGCCGCCAGCACGGCCTACCAGGTCTTCTCGCTGCGCTACACGGCAGGCTTGCCCTTGCCTGACGTGGAAACGGCGCTGGAAGTGGCCGTCGCCGCCAGCGAAACGGCGCGCGCGGCCCTGGCCGCCGCCTACGATGACGATGCCTTGCCCGCCTTTGATTTCGAACAATTGACGGACTATGCGCGCACCCTGCAGTTGCTGGGCGCGACCCTGCTGTTCGGCCGCCACGACCTGGCTGCCCGCCTGGCCGCCCTGCAGACAGCCTTCGATGGCGACGATGGCGTGTATGAGGCACTGCTGTCGACCATTGATCCGCAGCGTCCCGCCGTCGACGAATGGTATTTCGCCGAGCCCTACTCGGCCCTGTTCGAGTGCCTGGACGTGGACGATCGCGCGCAGCAACTGGAACACCTGCGGCACTACCTGGCCAGCTGGCATGGCGCGTTGGTGCGCGAAGACTGGTTCAACGGCCATTTGCGCGCGCACGGCCTGGGCGGCTACTACGGCCTGTGGGCCTTCGAGGCAGCCGCCGTGGCCAAACACCTTGGCCTGGAACGCAGCGCGCTGGCGCATTGGGTCATGCCGCCTACCCCCTGA